The following is a genomic window from Thermostichus vulcanus str. 'Rupite'.
ATTTCCCGGCATCCGAACGCGCCTTCTGGCTCTGTCTGGATTGGCGGATACCTGAGAGGTCTTCCATCCACACATCTGCATTTACCGCATTGGCAAACCGTACAATGCGACGGCTAACGGTGTGGTTGACCGCCCTCATCCACCGGGCTTCTTTGCGCTCCAGTCGCTTGAGTGCTCGGTATTTACCCGCCTGTTGCAACTGGGCACGACGCTTCTGGAAACGACGACGACGATAGGCTACCTCTCCACCCCCAAAAAACACCGCCCGACCCCAACGGGTGGCCGCCACTGCCAAACGGTTCTGCCCCCGGTCAACACCCAGTCGCTCCGTACTCTTCACTTCGGGAACTTCCCAAGTGATAGATACAACCGCGTACCAACAGCCCCGTAGCTTCATGAGTTTCAAGGTTCCCCGTTCACAATCCTGTTCGGCCAGGATGCGCTCAAGACGCTCGGCATAGTAGGAACTGCTAACCTCAAGGGGAACCCGCTTGTCACCCTGAATTGTGGGAAAACTCACCGAGTAGGTGCTACCTACTTTGTGCAGCTTCCAGTTTTGGTTGTTGACCTCTGGCCAGAACACTTTGAAGTGTTTGACCCGCTGGCCGGCTTTCCCCTTCAGGACACGAATCACCTGGTTGGAGAGGGCCGACTTGAGTGGTGTCACCACTTTGGCGGTTGTCAAGGCTTTTCGTTCCTTCGGACTGATGCGGAGCAGTTCGTTTGCCAGTTCGGTTGTCGCACAAACCGTCTGGTTAAACATCTCTGCTTTGACCGCATTGAGGTCAAGAAACTTGAGCTTGAGTGTGGTGGTGACCCGTTTCATGGGGACTATTGTATGTACTATTTCTGTTGCTGAATAAATTCAGCCTGTGCGCTTATATCCCCCGGTTAGAAACCGGGGGCTTTACGCTGCTTTTCGTAAACTACCCGACGCTGACCCTAGCGGGTACAGCGCAGGCTTTCAGTAGCCCTCCAGTTATCTGGCAAGATAACCAGGAACCTCCAGGGCGGTTTACAAGCGCCCCCAATGCTTGGTCGCGCCAGCGGTGCGGAGCACGAATGTTCTTGGCTCCGTTGAAATCCGCATCCCCATGCCAACCACAATGCCCACACTGGAACTGCTTACCCCTCCGGTGGCGCTCCGCGCCGTGCGGAGCACGATACGACTGGTCAGGATCAGGATGAATGTGCAGGCAGCGGTGACAGGTTTGGCTGGTGTACCTAGGGTCCACAAACACAACCTTGACCCCAGACCTCAATGCCTTGTAGCAGATAAACAACCTCAACTGGTGGAACGCCCAACTGTTGCTGCGTCTGCGTTCCGTCTTATTGCGAGGCTGTTGATTCACCCGTTCCCGGATCCCGGTCAAATCTTCCAGTGCAACACTGGCAGAAAGGGCTTCGGCGGTAGCAACAATAACCCTCCGCATCGTCCTCCGGACGACCCAGAGGGTCATTGAGGATCTTCTCTGGCGTGTTCTGGTTCACCCAGTTCAGCGCTTGCCCAAAAGCATCCAAGGTCGCATCCAGTTTTGCGGCTTGGGACTCGGACACCTTGAGCTTACAGGAGATATTCAGGACTTGATTCATAGTCCCATTGTATCTCATCAGAGAGAGGTTGTTCGTATATCCAATGAAGCTCAGACCACCTGCTGAGGCGAGGTGGTGGTGTCGGTGCTAACCTGTAACTCCCTGATGAGTCCACAGGTCACACAAACCAGCCCAGCTTCTAGGCGAACGTCCAGAGCTTTTGCTGGAACGTTCCTCACTCTCCTTTCAGCACGTGAGCTTAAGCATCCCTCTGGCAGCGATATTGTGAGTGCCATTCAGGTCTGCCGAATATCGCTACACTTGCGCTCGTTTTACTGGAAGCCAGTTTTTGGGAAGCGTGGATACAGCTGCTGGTAGAGCCAGTTTGGACGTGCTCAAGCAATACATTGAGGAGCAGGGATATGACACTCGCGGAGCGGTGCGGAGCACCCTTAACCGAAGGGCTGTTGGCGGCCTCCGCTTTCGCTGCACCTGCCTTACCTTGACCCCATCCTGCTAGAGCGAGGATGAGGAGTGCGGCAAAGTTCGGTCAAACCTGAGATTCCTGAGATTGATGTCCGATACCAATCTACCCTCGCCCCTCCTGCAATCTTAACTGGATTCCCTGTGGATTCCTTGGCCCACCCCAACCTGTATGGAGGGAACTGGATGCCAGTACCCTCCCAGCTTACAAAGTTTGTACCAGGCGGGATGGAGGCTACAGCGTCTTTCAGTCCCTACCGGGCGAGATCCCATCTCAAGCACTCCTGCATCACCTGACCCAATAGGTACAGGGATCCACACAGCACAGGTGGTGGAGCTGTGGAAGCCTCAGGGCAAGAAAGCTGGGTCAGAAAAGCCGATAGATCCGGCAGCGCTTGTACATGGGTGAGGTAGGGTTGTCGCTCTCGGGCCAGTTGCGCCAGTTGCTCAGGATCCATGCCGGAATGACCCGCAATAGGCAGCGTAAAGAGGCGATCTCCTGGGCGGAGCAAGGTGCTCAAAATGCCGGAGACATCCTTGGTGCTCAAGATGCCGATGTACCAGGTGAGGGGGCCGGGCTGTGTCTCATCTAAGTAGCGGCGTAAAGCTTGGGCGGCGGGCAAATTGTGGGCTCCATCCATCAGCAATACCTGGGATCCGATCTGCACCCGCTGCAGACGCCCCGGCCAACGGGTGAGGTCAAACCCTTTTTTCACCGCAGCATCCGGGATCGACCAGCCCTGTTGTCGCAACCTTTCCACAATCCCCAGCGCCACCGCCCCATTGATCAGTTGCACATCTCCGGTCAAGGGCAAGCAGAGGGATAATCCCTGCCAGCGGACGGTTTGCGGGCCAACCCACTCCAAAGGCTGAACCACCTGAACCGGGATCCCCAAGGCTTCGGCCTTAGCCTGGATCACCGCCATTACCTCAGGGGTTTGTGGCGCACACACCAAGGGGATCCCTGGCTTGAGGATACCGGCTTTTTCAGAAGCAATTTGGGGCAGGCTGTTGCCCAGACGCTGCCAGTGATCCCAGCCAATCGAGGTAATCGCCGTAACAATCGGATCGATCCCGGCATTGGTGGCATCCAGCCGTCCCCCTAGCCCCACCTCCAGCACCACGACCTCTACCGCTTGCTGGCGAAAATACAACCAGGCGGCAGCGGTGACGACTTCAAACTGGGTGGGGGAAGGCTCGTCGGGGGGGTAGGACTGCAAGGTGTCGCGCACCTGTGCCAAGGACTGGCTCCAATCTTCGGTGGAGATGTACTCCCCCCTGAGCCAAATGCGCTCCCGCCAATGCACCAAATGGGGAGAAGTATACCGACCGACACGATAGCCCGCTGCCCACAAGACATGGCTAACCCAAGCACAGACGGATCCCTTGCCGTTTGTCCCCGCCACATGGATCACTGGGATCCCGGCCTGGGGTTGCCCCAATCGTTGCAACAACACCTGCATCCGCTCCAGGCTGAGATCCACCCCAAAGTGGCCCAGTGACTCCAGAAAGCCCGGCCAATCCCAATTGTGCTCCGCACCGCTGACGCGACTGTGCTCCGCACCGCTGACGCGACTGTGCTCCGCACCGCTGACGCGACTGTGCTCCGCACGGCGCGGAGCGCCATCGAACCCGTCAGCACCGGCAGGGATCCCGTTCGGTGTGGGCGCGAGAACGGGGAATAGAGGCAGATCATTTTGGCTCAAGCTCATCCACTCCAGCCCATGCAAAAACAAATTCAAAACAAGTGCCCAGATTCTGCTAGGCACGGCTCCCATTCTGGCCTCTGTTGAGGTTAGCTGGTGGACTGAGTGCAGCTAGCTAGGGGGCTAGAGATTGACCACAAAGGCATCCCGGATCCCCGGTTGCTTCAGGACTTCCTCGATGATCCCATCTGGCAGCGGATCGTCTAGGCTGAGCACCATCACCGCTTCACCGCGAATCAACTTGCGACCCACCTGCATACTGGCAATATTGACGTTGTAGGCCCCCAGCAGCGTCCCAATGCGCCCAATGATCCCCGGCATATCGCGGTGCAGCGTCATCAGCATGTTGGCAGAGGGTGGTACGTTAATCGGGAACTCATCGATCTGGGTGACCCGCACCTCCCGTTCGCCAATCAGCGCCCCAGAAACGGAGCGGATTCCATTGGGGCCATGGGCGGTCAACATCAGGGATCCCGAATAATCCTTGAGGGCCGGATCCCGAGTTTCCACCA
Proteins encoded in this region:
- a CDS encoding RNA-guided endonuclease TnpB family protein, coding for MKRVTTTLKLKFLDLNAVKAEMFNQTVCATTELANELLRISPKERKALTTAKVVTPLKSALSNQVIRVLKGKAGQRVKHFKVFWPEVNNQNWKLHKVGSTYSVSFPTIQGDKRVPLEVSSSYYAERLERILAEQDCERGTLKLMKLRGCWYAVVSITWEVPEVKSTERLGVDRGQNRLAVAATRWGRAVFFGGGEVAYRRRRFQKRRAQLQQAGKYRALKRLERKEARWMRAVNHTVSRRIVRFANAVNADVWMEDLSGIRQSRQSQKARSDAGKSRHTWSYYDLEWKVAYKLEMAGRTLHKRPAAYTSKTDHRTGLICSAGPEAIGKRSGHLFTGQDGYCCDADWNAAMNIAQWDGFSCPLSLKEALPVIGRVGSGDGVVGNPLNSMNTLQSKVARG
- a CDS encoding bifunctional folylpolyglutamate synthase/dihydrofolate synthase, yielding MSLSQNDLPLFPVLAPTPNGIPAGADGFDGAPRRAEHSRVSGAEHSRVSGAEHSRVSGAEHNWDWPGFLESLGHFGVDLSLERMQVLLQRLGQPQAGIPVIHVAGTNGKGSVCAWVSHVLWAAGYRVGRYTSPHLVHWRERIWLRGEYISTEDWSQSLAQVRDTLQSYPPDEPSPTQFEVVTAAAWLYFRQQAVEVVVLEVGLGGRLDATNAGIDPIVTAITSIGWDHWQRLGNSLPQIASEKAGILKPGIPLVCAPQTPEVMAVIQAKAEALGIPVQVVQPLEWVGPQTVRWQGLSLCLPLTGDVQLINGAVALGIVERLRQQGWSIPDAAVKKGFDLTRWPGRLQRVQIGSQVLLMDGAHNLPAAQALRRYLDETQPGPLTWYIGILSTKDVSGILSTLLRPGDRLFTLPIAGHSGMDPEQLAQLARERQPYLTHVQALPDLSAFLTQLSCPEASTAPPPVLCGSLYLLGQVMQECLRWDLAR